The Gossypium hirsutum isolate 1008001.06 chromosome D07, Gossypium_hirsutum_v2.1, whole genome shotgun sequence genome includes the window ttcagttatttttttaaaaaaaattgttatgtaaacatatttattctataataaaatattaaatttttatatttaaaaacttaactattttttatttagtattttaaatagatgactacttttattttgatttttagttttttccaaATATAGTGTATCAcgttgatttttataatttatatgtttttatttgattAGATAATGCTATATTTTTTAGCATTATAAATTAATACTTTAATGTATCttcttaataattatttatttgtaacatttgagatgttattattatttaattttgtaattattatttaataattatttattattatttaataattatatttccaattttgtaaattttcaaagcaaagttttattttattatttaatttgatattattttattatttaattttttgtgctacatgcattttatattatttttttattttttatcttaattataatttttatatatttaaataatatcaattttatcaaatttaataattgattaacatatgtagtgcataactaatataattttgagatttttttcataaaaaaagtattttaaaaagtatatCATAATATCTAATCCGATCTACTCCAATCCATGGCATGGGAGTGGCGTCTCCTTTCATTCGTGTTTTAttctaaaatgtcaaaaagtctTTCAAGTGTAGCTCTTTCATCTTTGCGTTGCCAATGTCAAATCTAATTCAACCTTCCACCACTGACTTGCCTTCCAAGCTGCTTCACAAATCCAATGCCAACGAAAGAAACTGTTGAGAACTTGACGAGCCCAATATACTTGCTACAGAGGACCTAGGACCTACAACTAATGTTATACAAATCCTCTGAAGTTTgttaatcttttattttctaacttaTTAGTGCACTATAATACTCAGGTGGCAGAACATACCATATATCATTCAGGCAGCAGAGTCGGCCATATATAAAATCTAACCTAAGTGCACTAAATGCTTAGATGATAAGGAATTGAACGGAGGAAGTGGAAGAAGGACTGGATTCAATTTGGATGTGACCTGAAATGAAGAAaccaattaaaaaataacaaaggaaataacaaaaattaaaaaaaattataaaggataaatattcaaaataataactaaatagagAAAAGATAGATTAAAGTAAAGTGAAAGATGAAACAATAAACTGATAGATAAAAGGATAAATGTCTAattgaaccatttgatatataaATCCCAAAAAACCTCAATTAATGACTATAATCAACCctccaaaaaataatttatattttcactgtttagttattattttgaatatttatcctttatttcttaaaattttcttatttcttttgctattttttaaatttatttggtttttcCTTTCTGATCACATTCAAATATTTCCTTCTTGAATCAAACAACTTGAATTTGATATTTCTTCCACTTCAATCCTTATCATATAAAAGCTAACCCAAATGCACTAaccatgtttggtttggtgtattggtatagccaatacacccctaatcggtgggccccacctaatgCGGCTGTATTCCATcgtttggtttgatgtattgcTAATACGGGTGTAATCCTTTACCTTcctaatcggtgaaaaccaccgatttCTAATCCTTTCCTTGAGCTCAGTTTAGGTGCTGCTTCAGTTTtggtccctgttttaccctccccatTCCCGCTTCTGTTTTACCCAAAATCCACGTATTCTGTTTCTTCCTTCTAGCTTTCTTCTCCACTCTCATCGtctcttctccttctcttttttaCCTCTCTTTTTTATATAGGTTTTTTCACGTGTGGTGGGCATGGCATGGCACTGGTATTTTATTATCTCTCTCCATTTCTAGATCCCCAACACAACTCAAACCTCGACCAACTCTTCGAACAATTTCGAAGGAGCTAACATTCGCTTCCGAGACGCTGACGACAAGGAAATCGCCAGCAACAGCTCCAATCTCGATGATTCAATCGTCGCTGTTGACAAAGCTAGTGAATATGTTTCTATGGGAGAGCCCGACGTTTCGTTTTTCGGTTGCGACGGCGAAGATGATAAAACCAGTGCTGATTATTACTTCGATTCTTACTCTCACTTCGGTATATTTTCTGCTTCTCATCCTCTTTTCCAAGAttgaaatttgaagtttttttactgatttttctTGTTGATTAGAAAACAATGAGAATGTGAGGATTTCTTAGTGTTGCCTTTCACATTTTTGTGAAGAAGGTTCGAATGTGAGAAGAAAGTTTCTATCTTCGCAAAAGTTAGAGCTTGTTGAGTTCAATAGTTTATTTATATCTAAGTAATTTGTGGTTCACTGGTTGCATGTTTATGGGGCTAGCATGTCGGTATTAGGTAGGGCATTGGGTTCGCTGATGTTTCAAGTCATACATTCTTGTATTTATCTCCAGTAAGCACTTTCCTCTAAATCTTTGTCCCCTCTTTTGTGTATGTGCAGGTATTCATGAAGTAAGTGTGCAACAACTTGGACATTTGAATCTTGTTTCGTTTTTGTCGAATTATTTATGGAATGATTCTGCTTCAGTCACCATTATTTTGTGATCTATTGGGTGCCGAATATCTATGATTGGAGGGTTGGTTGTAATTTTTCTGTTTGTTTAAGCTCATACATGAATTAATGCATCACAGTTACTATCCAAAAACTGTcttctttttttaacttaatcttttacttaaatttctGGAAATGATTTCTGCGTTTGTTTTCTTGGTTTCAGTAGAAGAACTTGATACGGTTGCGtaactttttcatttcttctttttttgtgaaATGTTTTTCCTCTGTGTTAACCTGCCATTCCTTGTATTTCAGGAAATGCTTAAAGATGTAGTGCGAACCAAGACATATCAAAATGTTATTTATCGGAATAAGTTTCTATTCCAGAACAAAGTAGTTCTTGACGTGGGAGCTGGGACTGGAATTTTGTCCCTATTTTGTGCAAAAGCAAGGGCGGCACATGTTTATGCTGTATGACTTCCAGTTTACATCTTCCTTCTGTTTCTGTTTTATGTGTTGTTAATAATCTGTCTGACCAAATTCTTACACTCCTGGCGTCTATCTCTTATTTGTCAAATGCTGTTCATATTTTTCCCTTTCCTAGGTTGAATGCTCCCATATGGCTGACATGGCTAAACAAATTGTTGAAACAAATGGCTTGCCTGATGGTGAagtttttgaaattgttgtgtCTTCTTGTATTCCTTCGTGTGGTTGGGGGCAACTAGCTACTTTGTTAGTTAAATTCTCCGTTGCATGCTATGATTTGCAGAAAGTAGCTTAGATTCCTGCTATAACTGTTAATTGATTGAGATTTTAACTCCATCATCATGTCAAGCTCTCTTGAGTAGTTTGCTTCCTTATTATTTCGTGTGGTGAACGGGCTGggccttttaaatttatttttactcttGCTCATCAAAGCAAAACTTTTGTTGGGTTCTTATAAGCTACATTCTTTACAATCAAAGTTTTTATTCCTTCACCCGTGTCAGGTTGATGATGGAGTTGTGCTACCAGATGAAGCTTCTCTTTACTTGACAGCAATTGAGGATGCCGAGTACAAAGACGACAAGATCGAATGTGAGTATAACAGACTGCTAAATTGATATAAATCTAGgtattcatgttcatatgtatttgCATAACTTTCAACGAGTTTTTCTATTGTGTTTCATTGCAATTCAACTTTTTGTATTCTTATATATACCCCATCTTTTCTACATGGCATCATCTTGCTACAGTTTGGAATAATGTTTATGGCTTTGACATGAGTTGTATAAAAAAGCAAGCTATGATGGAACCTCTTGTTGACACGGTTGACCAGAaacaaattgtaacaaattgcCACCTTCTCAATGTGAGAAAATACACAATCATATTcctgtatgtatgtatatatcatTGGGTATCTATATATATGAACACTTACTGGAAATTATTTTACATAATAATGTGTTTGGAGTACAactgaattatttattttggttttctggTTTCAGACAATGGATATTTCTAAGATGGTTCCTGGGGATGCTTCTTTCACTGCACCTTTCAAGCTTATTGCAGAGCGTGATGATTACATCCATGCTTTCGTTGCATATTTTGATGTTTCGTTTACCAAATGCCACAAATTGATGGGTTTCTCTACAGGTTTGTATCTACACCAAAATTCTCCATCCTTTGTCCTTTCCATTTTATCTACGAATAGAAATCAGCAAGCCAGCCTAGGAGAACTTTGCCTTGGCTAATGGCAAATACAAAATGCAGGACCAAGATCGCGAGCTACCCATTGGAAGCAAACAGTCCTATATCTAGAGGATGTGTTAACCATCTGTGAAGGGGAGACAATAATTGGGAGCATGACTGTAGGATACCTTGTTTGCATGTTCCTTAAACGTTTCaccaacatttttttaattccttttctaCTTTCTTTTTTCTCGAAAGGTTTTCCCTGAGAAAGAAAAACACATAAGATGCATGTACTTCATTAACTCAATCCAACTGTTTTCTTCTCATGTATGCTTCATATTGAGTCTTGTGTTTTGTGCTGGTGTGAGGGAGCATATATACAAATGACATTGGATGTATGACATAGGACTAAATAGATTTTGAGCTTTGACAAGCTGCTTATAAGCattgtttcttatagaagaaacacatTATTGGAGAAAGCTTTTGAATCTCCCAACttttggatttgggtttctttttgacaatttgtttattgtgcttttgtttagatgatgagaaaggaaagtcaagaattatatttactcattaagttaaatgaagatatttgtaatttaaaaaataaaaattcaatataaatttaaattaagagtttaactaaaaaataagagttagtggcaaaaattaataaaatttaaattttagtggtaaaattcaataacataaaaattaagttacaaatttactcattttaaaaaaaaacggcaaatataaataaaaataaagtacagtgacaaatttcaatatttatctatagtatgatgataaattatatatttttattaaattatatttaataataattatgttaaattatattttatagtattatatattatgattttagaaaattcatataagaatatttaatattaagaattttattaaatcatatattttaattaaaatatatttaatattaattatttcaaattatattttatagtatcatatattatgatttgagtaaattcatataagaatattgattattaagaattttattaaattatatattttaattaaaatatatttaataataattatgttaaaatatgattaaattatttattactgatattaataatcttattaaaatttaataacaataacaataatcatttatctAAACAAATTTctactaagggtattctagtcattttagttttttcccttatgctattacacctctattcaattcaaccaaacacaagattactattacgcctctattccattacattcaaccaaacagttgatttgctattacacctttATTTCATTACACCtttattccattacgcctctaatccaatacagcgaaccaaacaacCAATACTTACAATTACAAGAGAAGGGAACACTTTTATTAATACACAATCCAAGAAAACTGACACATGTCAACACACTTCTCTCTTGCATCATTACAAAAATGAAAGCTCCTACTCCTATTTATAGAGTTTAATGACCGTTGGTTTGTTGACACATGTCAACATTCTTGtcattaattttacaaatatctAATAGTTAGAATGTTAATCTAGAATATCTAGTCTTCAAGATAGtatcctatttttttattttatattctagaATACCCCAAAGAAAATATCTCTTCAAGGATAAGTTTGATTTTTATCTAAAAGTTGTATTGGCTTTCAATAGAAACCAATTAGCTGAGTCGCCAAAGTCTCCCAACGATTCGATTTCATGTGGCACCTTACTCGACACACCGCCACAGGGCTCGAACAACTTGTCGTTCTCGACAGAGTCCAAGGTGAAACAACGTGGGGTGGCATCCGATACTTGGTTGCCAACTGGATGGTTGATCAAAGATAGGGGTCGAAGCTCCGATGCCAGACCTGGTCTGGTTGATAAGGTTAATTCCATACTAtctaccataatttttttttctgttaagTTTAATATCAGcgtatttattcaatttttattctaTGGGTATTCATGATTATCGAATATCAAGTTGTGCATGATTGCCATTTTCATTAGTGACACACATGACACATATAAAAGCTTTTAACTGTCCCTTCAGAAAAACAAGGTGCATTGTGGAATCTGGCGAGTGAATGTAACGATTAAATGTTGGTTAATTGGTTCTTAAAAGAAGGATTTGACTTGGGTGAATGTTGCGTTTTAAAATATCTGATTTAAGGGAGTCATAGGAAACTATGTGAAAGTACATTTGAGTTGATACCAGTTCATTTTGTTGCATCATTGATTTGTTTATGCATGTAGGGTGTAtaaattagaatttgattgaGACCCTCTTGTTGTATTCATCTAAGTAGATAATTGGAAATGCAGTGAAAAAACTAAAAACAATGGTTGTGCAGTATTATGTTGATCCATCATCGGGCCGAAAATTCAGATCGAAGAAAAAAGTGCTGTACTATCTAGAAACTGGCACCCCTCAACCTAAAAGGAAGAAAGGAACAGAGACTCCTGTTGGTGAGGAAGTTGGAAGTCCGAAATAAAAACGTTGTTGGTTGAATATTTGTCCAGACCCTGGGTTTTGGtttatgcttgaattttgttttgCAGTTGACAGGGGCCTCTCCAGGCAACAAAAAGAGGAAGTCTGATAGAAAATGAAGCCTTCCAACTTTATTTTCGTTAATGTACCAGAGAAAGTGGATTGGTTGTTCAGCAGCAATGCCTCTGCAGACTCCTGGACTCCCTTCCTTGGGGATGACCAAGTCCAAGTGCCTGAATCTACTACATAAGATTGGTCTGCTACATTTACATCCCTAACAGCCTGCCAAACTGATTAAGTAATGGTTTGCAAACATTCCCTGTTTCTAGGTAGAGGTTATAGGTTTCTTTTGTATTCGTTTATTCATTCTTTTGTTCTCTTTCCATTGTTAATATGTAACCTTTAGCTAGGATTTCCTTTTTAAATGGCTTTGATTCAGAACAAAGAGATGGTTTTCGTTTCATTTTAGGCCTAATTTGGGACGAGCTCGTGAATGAATTGAGAGTAAAAAGCCTACTTTGGCCTTGGGATGAATTTCTCCCCATAATGACTAAACTTCCGCTACAACAACTGGTTCTCCTGAGCTGACCTATTGaacctgtttttttttcttcttttccaagATTGTTCGAAAGGCAAAGGGGAACATGTACAAAAGTCGTGGCGAAGCCGACAAACCAGCAACTCAAGTACTGAACCATGCTCCGAAATCCTAGAACTCTCATTCCAGAAATGGTGAAAACTCCATCTCTCAAAGCTGTTTCATCCTTCGGCTCTATTAAATAATGCCATCCTAGAAAATTAAAAATGGAGCACCATTCAACGAGTTCTTACCCCATAAAGTGATGAGAATGAATCACCCACCTTCAGTACTTGGGTTTAGATTTCCGTTAAGCACATTTGGTTTATCGGACAAGGAATGTGAGAGACTTCGTTAACGGCCAACAATACCATTTTGCAGcctttaattaatttgataattcaCCTGTGTACTTGgttgagtaaaaatataaataaaataaatttttagaaaagaaaaatgagatgaaagagcATTGAAGTGATAACTATTTTCTATCCAAATAAGCAAGGGTTATAAGTTACTTTGAAACTATGAGTgtgtttgtttgccagtaaaatatttttcggaaaatgatttctggaaaataatttatttttctggaaaatgatttactaaaaatattttttggtgtttggatgaatctgtgtaaaatattttctgttgtttggcagatttcctgaaaatattttccggaaaagttatttttacatatattaataaatttatatacatattaataaatttttatattttaaattatttttacatatattaaaatgatttatttataaataaatcaaattaaatatataataatactcaattattaaaatataaaagcattgCAAACTACTTCCGAAATTTACTAATTAGTAGTGAATCTAATTGTAGTGATCTCCTGATGAAATTACACTCAgcataaaagtaatttttttgttGTCTTACAAACAACACAGATAGCATCATTATCAAATTTCAGCCACTCTCAAGTATAACCAATTCCTTAGCCAACCAATCTACATTGTAACACAAAGCTAACTCCTATAAAATTTATCCCAATGCACACATTTACAgacataaatatgtatatatgtatgcattcaaCAAATACATAACCATATGCATGCAATCAGCTATGTTATTTGAAAGCTACTACTAGATCAAGCATTGCCCCAATACTATAAACTGCCATCCAATAAAGAGGAAAAAATACAAGCGAAGAACCCAGCTTTTTACTTAGACATATGGTGAAACGTGCTCACGCAACTGGTAAGAAAAAATCACTCATGGCCCAAAAAAGAATTTCATAGAACTAATAGTAAAATCAAAATGAATGATACAtacaatcaaaattttcaactgaCATCTATTGATTTAATACAACCAGGTAAAGAGGTAGACAACCATCTGATATCTATGAAGCAAATGAACTAGCAATATACTAGAAATATCAGCAATTGCAATCAACAAAGGCAACAGGCTCCATTGAAGTCCCCAATTTAAATCCATTGATTTAATACGTGCTCTCATTGAAGTCCCCAACTCTAGGAATATGGTTCTACCAGAAGCCAGTCAATTAAGCACAATCAATAAAAATTCAAGAAACATAAACCCAAACCCAGAAAAACTATTGCATTTACCTTACGGTGCTTGCCTATTATGTTGCCATGATTTCCAATTATAACAGCAGTATTCCAGAGAGTCTCTCCATGATTTATATCCCTCTCAAGAATTGAGCTTATAATGACCATGTTATACTTGAGTGCAAATTCCTGAAGAAATTGTGTAGATTCCCCGTTAACAGGTTCTGCAAATTCACACCACCTCTTTTCTCGTGTACAGAAGGCAAATGGCATCATCCATGCTTCCTGAACTTGCATCATAGACTCATTAATTTGCATTTTCAGAATATTATGCATCGATCAATAAAATTGACCATACCTGCAAGCATAATATGTTGACTCCTGAAGCACCAGTAG containing:
- the LOC121219139 gene encoding protein arginine N-methyltransferase 1.1, which encodes MRLYSIVWFDIPNTTQTSTNSSNNFEGANIRFRDADDKEIASNSSNLDDSIVAVDKASEYVSMGEPDVSFFGCDGEDDKTSADYYFDSYSHFGIHEEMLKDVVRTKTYQNVIYRNKFLFQNKVVLDVGAGTGILSLFCAKARAAHVYAVECSHMADMAKQIVETNGLPDGEVFEIVVSSCIPSCGWGQLATLLVKFSVACYDLQKFASLLFRVVNGLGLLNLFLLLLIKAKLLLGSYKLHSLQSKFLFLHPCQVDDGVVLPDEASLYLTAIEDAEYKDDKIEFWNNVYGFDMSCIKKQAMMEPLVDTVDQKQIVTNCHLLNTMDISKMVPGDASFTAPFKLIAERDDYIHAFVAYFDVSFTKCHKLMGFSTGPRSRATHWKQTVLYLEDVLTICEGETIIGSMTVGYLVCMFLKRFTNIFLIPFLLSFFSKGFP
- the LOC121219140 gene encoding methyl-CpG-binding domain-containing protein 5 produces the protein MTVEYLVFKIVSYFFILYSRIPQRKYLFKDKFDFYLKVVLAFNRNQLAESPKSPNDSISCGTLLDTPPQGSNNLSFSTESKVKQRGVASDTWLPTGWLIKDRGRSSDARPGLVDKYYVDPSSGRKFRSKKKVLYYLETGTPQPKRKKGTETPVVDRGLSRQQKEEV